A single Biomphalaria glabrata chromosome 2, xgBioGlab47.1, whole genome shotgun sequence DNA region contains:
- the LOC106059048 gene encoding NFU1 iron-sulfur cluster scaffold homolog, mitochondrial-like, producing the protein MAATISKQCSRHLQKIFSSSRIISRYSLVFGNNLVEDTHDRVQTRCSFSTISSQIPFRISQTSLLEQKHFPYLRNSVRHMFIQVQDTPNPNSLKFIPGTQVLESGTFDFPNPKSAQCSPLAKMLFRIEGVKGVFLTKDAVTITRSDDDLDWNILKPEIFAVIMDFFASGLPVLTDEKPSGDTVIHEDDDETVQLIKELLDTRIRPTVQEDGGDIVYMGFEKGVVKLKMQGSCSSCPSSIVTLKHGVQNMLQFYIPEVLAVEQVTDELDSLSEKEFKKVEEKLNKKK; encoded by the exons ATGGCTGCAACAATATCAAAACAATGTTCGCGACACcttcaaaagatttttagttCTTCAAGAATTATAAGCCG GTATTCGCTAGTTTTTGGTAATAACCTTGTTGAAGACACTCATGATCGTGTGCAGACAAGATGTTCCTTCAGTACAATCAGCAGTCAGATTCCATTCAGAATTTCTCAGACTTCTCTGTTGGAACAGAAACATTTTCCATACCTCAGAAACTCAG TCAGACACATGTTTATACAGGTGCAGGACACACCCAACCCAAATAGTTTGAAATTTATACCTGGGACACAAGTGCTCGAGTCTGGAACCTTTGACTTTCCCAATCCCAAGTCTGCTCAGTGCTCTCCCCTTGCCAa GATGCTGTTTCGTATAGAAGGTGTAAAAGGTGTATTTTTAACAAAAGATGCTGTCACTATCACAAGA TCTGATGATGATCTTGACTGGAACATCTTGAAGCCAGAAATATTTGCTGTCATCATGGATTTCTTTGCCAGTGGGCTTCCAGTTTTAACAGATGAGAAGCCTTCTGGGGACACAG TGATccatgaagatgatgatgaaacAGTTCAATTAATCAAAGAACTTCTCGACACCAGAATTAGGCCAACAGTCCAGGAGGATGGAGGAGACATTGTCTATATG GGTTTTGAGAAAGGTGTAGTCAAACTCAAGATGCAGGGGTCCTGTAGTAGCTGCCCAAGTTCTATAGTCACATTAAAACATGGTGTTCAGAATATGTTACAATTTTACATACCAGAAGTCTTGGCTGTGGAACAG GTAACAGATGAACTCGACTCTCTCTCCGAAAAAGAATTTAAGAAAGTAGAAGAAAAACTGAACAAGAAAAAATGA
- the LOC106059045 gene encoding UPF0728 protein-like, whose product MPLYAKVFLYYGPYEAAGTVEYRQSRLQGLKTILTNAGHVVELRPFKDWNVVELWVNGEKIYKCDIRKLDYGGDGDLDPLCREACHAVAKAY is encoded by the exons ATGCCCCTTTATGCTAAAGTATTTCTGTATTATGGACCTTATGAAGCTGCAGGCACAGTGGAGTATCGACAGTCTCGACTCCAGGGATTGAAAA CCATTTTAACCAATGCTGGCCATGTGGTGGAGTTAAGACCCTTCAAAGATTGGAATGTGGTCGAGCTGTGGGTTAATGGTGAAAAGATTTACAAATGTGATATTAGGAAACTAGATTATG GAGGAGATGGTGACCTTGACCCACTGTGCCGAGAAGCCTGTCATGCTGTTGCTAAAGCCTACTAG